The genomic region CCGGAAACCTGCGGCCGGAACGGCCAGCTACGGTGACTGCGGCGCCGCGCCGTCGGGATGCTCGGGGGTCTTGACGGCGGTGGCATCGCGGGCGGACGACTCGCCGGTTGGCCTGCCGGCAGGAGATTCGTCGGTTCCTGTGTGCTCGCGTCCCGGTTCGGCGGCCTCCTCCTTGATGACGTCCTCGCCTCTGCGCGTGGTGCTTACGCCGACGTCGGCGGGAGCCGGCGCCGCGTCCTCCGGGGTCTCGTCTGCTCCGGGCTGGGCCGGTTCCTTCAGCGGCGGCTCGCTGCCGAAGGCCCGCGCTGTACCTGGTGCCGTGCCCTGCGTGGTGCCCTGGTCCTGCGTGGTGCCCTTTGCCGTGTCGGCTGGATCAGGCTGGTTCGTGGGTGACATGCTGCTCTCCTTGTGGTGGTTGTGCCGGCTGGGGTCCGGTGGCGGTGTCCGCCGGGCGGCCCATCAGTTCCAGTCCTTCCATGGCTTGTTCCGCGCCCGCGGCGTCCACCCGTTCCAGCGCGAAGCCCATGTGGATCAGGACCCAGGTGCCGGGTTCCAGGGGACCGTCATCCAGCAGACCGATGTTGATCTTCCGGTGCACTCCGGCCACATCGACGAGTGCGAGCTGGCCGCCGTAGCCCTCGAGGAGTTCAACGACCCTGCCGGGTATTCCGAGGCACATGTTGGGACGCCGCCTTAGCTTGGAGTGGAAGAGTGCTGGCCGAGCAGGGACCTAACGGCGGCGGCGGCCTCGGGCACCGCCGCGGCCACCGCTGCCGAGAGACCGATGCCCTCGGACAGGTCGGCCGGGACGCAGCCCACGACATACGTGGCCGGCAACCTGCCGCCCATGGACCGAAGCCGGCCGAGCACCGCCGCGGGGTCCATGCCGTGGGGATCAAGCAGGGCCCTGCCGTCCAGGTCCGCGGCGCTGACCTGCAGCACGCGGATGCTGCCCGGGGCAGAGCTGCCGTCCGCAGGCACGGTGTCCACGAGGACCAGGAAGTCGATACCGGCCAGGAGGTCGTAGGCCAGATGCATGCCGCGGATGCCGTAGTCCACCACGCGGACGTCGGGGGCCAGCGGCTGCAGGTGGGCGGCGAGGTGCCGTGCCACCTCGGGTCCGAAGCCGTCGTCGTGCAGGAACATGTTCCCGACGCCGGCCACGAGGACGCGGCCCGTGCGCTCGCCGGAGCCTTGCCGGGCTGTCCCTGCCCTGCTGGCGGCGGTCACATCCGCCGCACTTTCATGTACCGCCGGATATCCGGAACTGCGCGGATTCCGGCGTAGATGCCCCAGAGGGCCATCGCTGCCAGCACTGAAACAGTGGCCATTCCTATTGCCTTCATTGCGGGTTTTCCCTTCCCTCCAGCGGTTCCAGTTCGTCGGGCGCGTAGTAGAAGGACCGGCCGTAGCCCTCATGGAGATCGGCCGCCGGATCCTGCTCAAGGACGAGCCCGACGTGGGTGCTGCCGTCGACGTCGAAATGCACGCTGGTGACCCGCCCGGTCTGTCCGCCGAAGAACAGGTCCTGCGCGTCGGCGCGCCGCTTCGGGTGCACGCGCACGCGGCTGCCGCGCGCCACCGCGACGCCGTCAATCACGACAGCGTCCTCGTCCGGCCGAACGCTGGCCTCCGCCTCGGGATTCCACCAGGGAACGTCCTGGCCGGCTGTGGTCCATGCTTCGGCGGGATCCGCAGCGAACGCGTGCGGGTTCCGCAGAGCGCCGTGCAGCTGCTGGAAGTCCTCCGCCGACATCGCCTCGCAGCGGTCGATGACTGCGGCGGCCCGCGGATCCGTCGCCCGCGCCTCGGCTTTCTCCTCGTCGGTCAGCGCCAGTACACGCAATGTGAGGATCTCGTCGATCTCTGTGGAGTCGTACAGCGTCACCGAACTTTCCGGGGCGACGGCGGGGTGGTCGTAGAGAATGATGGGCGAGATCAGCAGGACGTCGGTCTGGCCTTCGGGGCCGGCCAGCACGGGCCAACAGCGGTGCTGGGAACACAGCCCGGCGACGGACTGTGCCCACGGCGGCGGGTCCAGCAGCGAGACGAAATCCCCGTCCCGCACGGCGAGCAGCATGTGCGCGCCGATGAAGGAGACCGCGATGG from Arthrobacter globiformis harbors:
- a CDS encoding HypC/HybG/HupF family hydrogenase formation chaperone; its protein translation is MCLGIPGRVVELLEGYGGQLALVDVAGVHRKINIGLLDDGPLEPGTWVLIHMGFALERVDAAGAEQAMEGLELMGRPADTATGPQPAQPPQGEQHVTHEPA
- a CDS encoding hydrogenase maturation protease, producing the protein MTAASRAGTARQGSGERTGRVLVAGVGNMFLHDDGFGPEVARHLAAHLQPLAPDVRVVDYGIRGMHLAYDLLAGIDFLVLVDTVPADGSSAPGSIRVLQVSAADLDGRALLDPHGMDPAAVLGRLRSMGGRLPATYVVGCVPADLSEGIGLSAAVAAAVPEAAAAVRSLLGQHSSTPS
- a CDS encoding DUF6893 family small protein, which gives rise to MATVSVLAAMALWGIYAGIRAVPDIRRYMKVRRM